The window TATTAGTTTCAAGCTTTACCAAAGCCTGTTTAAACTTGACTTTAACACCTTCTTAACCTTCTTTTTTGCATGTCTTATAGGGGCTGTTGTGACAGGAGCAGCAGCTTATCAAGACCTTAGGTATGATGAAGTAAGGGCCAAGATCAAATTTGCCAATAATGTAATGCTTGACAGAGATGTAATGGGAGAATTTCTTCTTGAAGATATCATTGCTAGAGTTGTAGAAGATGCCTTTATCAAAAGTCGACTTTCTGATCCCCTTCTTTCCAAAGATCCTATCGAAAGGAAAATCAAGAAAATTTACCTTGCAGGTTACTTTGATCAATACCGACAAGATGTAAGCATTTTTAGTCCCTCAGGTCGACTTGTTTTGGGAAGTAACAACTCCTTATCCCTCTCAGAGTACAAAAACCGATACATGAATAGCGATTATGCTACTCAGGTTCATAATTTGTATTTTATTAAATCCACTGATACGAATACAGGCAATCGATTTGTAGCTTTTGTTAAAATTCAACGGGACAATGACTTTCTGGGAACAATAGTCATCGAGCTGAATCAACAAAGGATTGAGTCCGGTAAGGCATTTCCAAAATTGCTTATGGATAATAAGTACGTCACTAATTATATAGAACGTGATTTTGATTTTGCAATATTTGAAGAGCATGAGTTAAGTTATAGTTCAGGGATTTTTAGTTATCAAGGATTGACCGTGGAGAATTTCCTTAAGAATGAGAATGTTTTTTCGACAGGGATATTATTCAATGGATATCACCACTTGGCAGTAAGCTATAATGATAAAATTATTGTTGTTTCCTCTCGTAAGTATCCCAACAATTATATTTTAGCTGACATAGCCTTTCTTTTTGTTGTGTACCTGATTTTTACCTTATTGTCCATCGCAGTTTTTATTTTATTAAGTGGACTAAACCAGCTGCGATTTAATTATGCAACCAAACTTCAATTATACCTTAACTTTGCATTTTTCTTTCCAATGTTGATCATCAGTGTGATCGCTGTTGGATTTTTAAGTCATTCTTACACAGAAGATCTTCATAGGCAATATTTTCAAAAAGCAGGAATAATAAGTGATAACCTAGGGAGAGATTTAGGAGGTGAGCAGTTTAATAATTTAAATAAGGATGATATAAACACTGAATTGTATACTTTGGCTACAGCCACTGATGCAGATATAAATCTTTATCTTCCGGATGGGAAGCTATTAGCTACCAACCAACCTGCCATTTTTGACAAAAAAATCTTAACGAATTATTTGCATCCGGTAGCTTATGCCTCTATTATCGAATCTAAGGAAAATAGATTTCTACAGATAGAACAAGTAGGCGATTTGCAGTTTAAAACCGTATACTTGGCACTTAAAAATGGAGAAAATCAAGAGCTGCAGGCCATTATCGCCATACCTTTTTTCGAATCCGAAGAAGAACTTAATTTGATGATCACTGAAGTGTTTAGCAATATCCTGATCATTTTCGTGCTGATCTTTCTCTTCTTTTTGGTTATCTCTTATTTTGTTTCAAAAAACCTTACCCATCCGTTTAAATTATTAACCCAGAAGCTAAAGGATACAGACCTGGAAAACAATGAGTACATGGTCTGGCCGGGAAAGGATGAGATAGGTCTGCTTGTAAACGAGTATAACAACATGCTTTATAAATTGGAGACCAGTAAAAAGGTTTTGGCTTCCAACGAAAAAGAATCAGCTTGGAGGGAAATGGCAAAACAGGTAGCCCACGAAATAAAAAATCCTTTAACTCCGATGAAACTTACTTTACAGCATTTATTGCGCCTACAAGCAGCTGATAAGCTAGACAATGGTAAGGCTTTGGTTAACCCCATTAATTCAATTATTCATCAGGTAGATACCTTAAGTGATATTGCAAGTTCGTTCTCAACCTTTGCTAAAATGCCACTTCCAAAAAATCAGGAGTTGGAATTCAGAAAGGTGGTTTTAAAAGCCGTTTCTATTTTCAATTACAGGGATGATGTAGAAATTGAATTTACTGATCAAACGGGAGAGGGAACGTCTACGAAGATCATGGGAGATCCTAAATTGTACGGGAGGGTAATATCTAATTTGATAATCAATGGGATTCAAGCGGTAGAAGAAGGTAAAAAGCCTAAAATTCTTGTAAATTTGTACTTTGACGGGCAGGAGCATATTAAACTTTCTATCAAGGACAATGGTAAGGGTATTTCAGATGAATTAAAGGAAAAAGTCTTTCTGCCTAATTTTAGTACCAAATCTGAGGGTTCAGGCCTTGGTTTAGCCATTGCCAAAAGAGGAGTGGAAACTGCCGGAGGTAAAATATGGTTTGAGACATCTTCCGATACAGGAACTACCTTCTATCTCCTGTTCCCCCTAATCCCCTAAATTATTGACAGATATTGTTTACTTTAGCTTCCTGTAAGTGATTGATATATGCAGTTGGTGAAGTATTTTTTAGCTTTTTTACCAATGCTTTTGGCATTGAATTATTCCACCTTGGCCCAAGACCAAAAGTGTCTTTGGAAAACTGCCAATACTCATAATGTGGTGGTACTTGCAGACACCTTGTCCCTGATTCCTGCCAGTATTAAGGTAAAGGATGCCTTAGGTAATATTAGACCACATAAGTATAATTTTAATAGTGGCAACATTATCCTACTGGATACAATTGAACTGGAGAATGATTCTTTATTCATTTGTTATAAAACTCTGCCATTTTCACTTAAGCATGTTTTCCAAAATAGATCGTTAGAAAAAGATTATGATTCTTTAGCATTTTTTAAAGACAAAGAGCCGGAACGAACAGCAATTTATGATTTTAGAGAGGAAGTATTTACTTCAAGTAAGCTCAATCAATCAGGTAATTTAACACGTGGAATATCCTTCGGTAATACACAAAACGTATTTGTGAATTCTGCTTTAAACTTACAGATGGATGGGGAATTGGCAGAAAATCTAAATATTAGAGCCAGCATTACCGATCAAAATGTACCCTTCCAGCCAGAAGGAAATACCCAACAGATTCAGGATTTCGATAATATTTTGATCGAGTTATACAATGATAAAATTAATCTTGCCGGTGGGGATGTGGTTTTGCAACAGCGAAAATCTGAGTTTTTAAGGTATTACAAAAATGTGCAAGGCTTGCAATTTACTTCAGATTACACCTTAAACGAAAAGTGGAAGGCCTCAAGCAGGGTAGGTGCAGCCATTGCCAAAGGAAAATTTGCTTCCATGAATTTAGAAGTGACCGAAGGAGTGCTGGGACCATACCGTATTAGTGGGCCTGGAAATGAACGGTATGTTATTGTTTTAGCCAATTCTGAAAAGGTTTTTCTAGATGGAAAACAGTTGAAGCGAGGTTTTAATAATGATTATACTATCGATTATAATCAAGGTGAAATTACTTTTACTCCCACAGTATTGATTACCCAATACTCTAGAGTAAGGGTGGATTTTGAGTATGCAGAAAGAAATTTTTCCAGATCGATAATTACTGCAAACCATATTCAAGAAAATAAAAACGTTACTTTTTATCTGAATTATTATAGAGAAAAGGATGACCGAAATAGGCCTTTATTTACAGAGTTAAGCGATGGGGACAAAAGATTACTCAGTTCAGTGGGTGATGACATTCTCTATGCGGCTATTCCAAGGGTGGACAGCGTTGCTTTTGATTCAAATAGAATTTTGTATAAAAAGGTTTCAGACTTTTCCGAAAATGGAGAAACGGTAAATTATTACGCGTACAGTACAGATCCGGCACAAGCCTTTTATGCAATAAGCTTTACAGAAACTACCCAAGGTTTAGGGGATTATATTCGGAAAGAACAACTGGCCAATGGGGTGGTTTATGAATTTATTGCTCCTATAAATGGAGTGTCTCAGGGTAATTTCACTATTAGTTCCTCCTTGCCGGCACCCAATAAAAAGCAAATGATGACTGCAGGTACTGAAGTCAGACTTGGAGATTATGAGACTACCTTTGTGGAAGTAGCCCTCTCTGATCAAGATGAAAATCTTTTTTCAGACTTGGGAGATGCTGACAATAAAGGTTATGCCATTAAAGGCGGGCTAAGGTCTGAAGGTCGCTCTGTTAAAATGCTTAAGGATTATCTTTTTAATGGGCAGACTACTGTTGAGTACAATTCAACTAATTTTTCCTTTGTGGATCGATTAAGATTTGTAGAGTTTGATAGGGATTGGGGATTAACCAATGCAGATGATGTTGACAATGCAGCTGAGAAGCTGTTTAATGTTAGTTTGGAGTTGCTCAAAAACAATCAAAATCAGTTTTCCTACATCCTTGATTTAAGAAACCGAACAGGGGTTTTGTCAGGTTTACAACAAAAGATAAAACTCAATCAAAAAATTTGGGATAGACTATTGGTAACCAATGACTTCTTCCAGCTAAAAAGTGAAGTGCACCCCTTACAATCCGATTGGCTGCGGTACCAAGGAGAGATTAAATACCCAACCCCGATTCTGGTGCCCGGTTATAGGTATATCCTAGATAAAAATAAAGTGACCAACCCTCAACAAAATCAAGTAGTTTCCACTGCCATGAACTATGAAGCGCATGAGTTTTTTATAAACTCAAATGATTCTCTGAATTATTCCTTTTTCGGGACAGCAAGTTTTCGGGAAGATAAAGCAGTAATGGAGGGGCAACTAAAGCCGGACACTAAAGCATTTATGACTAGCTATGGAGTAGAGGGGACTTTCGGGGCACATACCATTAATGGATCATTTACTTATAGAAAATTGATCTTTTTAACAGAGGATCTTCCTGAAGAAACTACAGTCATGGGTAAACTGAATTATCGCAGTTCTCTTTTTGACAACAATTTATCCAATGAGTTTACCTATGCCTTGGGCAATGGCAGGGAGTTGAGAAGGGAGTTTGTATATTTGCCGGTACCAACCGGAGAGGGGACACATACATGGAGAGATGACGATGAAGATGGGGTCCAACAGCTTAATGAGTTTTATCTGGCGATAAATCCTGAAGAAAAGAATTATATAAAGGTATTTGTACCTACAGATGAATACCTTCAGGCCTATACCACTTTGTTTAATTATCGGTTGAGTGGCAAGTTTCCCTCCAAATGGAAAACCTTGACCGGAGTAAAAAAATGGTTAGCAAAGTTTTCAAACAATACGAATTTAAATGTTGAGAAAAAGATAACATCCCGAGATTTTTTTCAAAGGATTAGCCCATTTCAAGGCGGTGTTGCAGAGGAATCATTGCTTTCATTAAGGCAATCGTTTCGTTCTTCTTTCTTTTTCAACCGATCATCACCTAAATTCGGTATGGATTTTTCTTTTTTTAACAGTCATCAAAAGCAGCTGCTAACAGGAGGCTTTGAGGATGTTTCACAAGATGATTGGCGCTACAATGCACGGTATAATATCGAAACGAAATGGAACCTCATGTTTTATGCCAATAGGGGAAAGAGAAATGCAAGCTCAGACTTCTTAGACAATAGGAACTTTAGAATAGAACAGTTTACTTATGGACCGGAGATAAGTCTACAGCCTAGCCCCTTTTTCAGGTCTACCCTTCAGTACAGGTTGACAAATAAAGAGAACTTGGCCAATGTTGAGATAGAAGAGGCTGCCCAAATCCATGAAGGATTGCTTAGCTTCAGGGTGGCAAAAGCCATCAAAACCACGGTGAATGCACAACTGAAATACACTTATATTTCCTACAATGGACTGGTCAACTCCCCCACCGGATATGAGATGTTACAGGCTCTAAGTCCAGGAAATAATACCAGTTGGAGCTTAAATTGGTTACAAAAAATAGGTGAAGGTTTGCAGCTTAACTTAATGTATGAAGGCAGAAAATCCGAGGGCTTGGATCATTTGGTACATACAGGTCGTATGCAGGTATCGGCCTTGTTTTGATTAGGCATAGCCATTGAAAAATTGTAGATTTGCAACAGTCAATTTTGTTGTTGTACTAATTATTAAAACACAAACTAATGTCGAAAAGTATTTTAGTTACCGGAGGCACAAAGGGTATAGGAAAGGCCATTATCCTTGAATTTGCGAATAAAGGTTTTGACGTATTTACTTGTAGTAGAAATGAAGATGAGTTGAGGGAATTAAAAGAAGAGGTGGAAAAAAACTTTTCGGCAGTAAAAGTATATACGAAGAAAGCCGATCTTTCTATTAAAGAAGAGACAAAAGCATTTGTAGCATTTGTAAAAAAAATAGGAATACCCGATGTTTTAGTAAATAATACAGGTATTTTTATTCCTGGAAGCCTTCACTCGGAGGACGAAGCAAACTTTGAAAAGACCATGCACACCAATCTTTTCAGCACTTATTATTTGACCAAAGGTTTTACTAAGGAGTTGATGGAAAGAAAAAATGGGCATATTTTTACTATTGGAAGCATAGCAGGGCTAACTGCTTATGCCAATGGTGGAAGTTATGCTGTATCTAAATGGGCCATGTTGGGTTTCACGAAATGCTTGAGACAAGAAATGGTACCTCATGGGGTTAAGGTGACTTCAGTTTTGCCCGGGGCAACATTCACTGCGAGTTGGGAAGGAGTGGATTTACCGGAGAGCAGATTCATAGATGTGGTGGATGTGGCAGCATCAGTTTGGTCAGCTTATAACCTTTCGCCCCGTTCTGTTGTTGAAGAGATAGTAATCCGACCTCAATTAGGTGATATATAAATTATGGAATTGAAAACATTCACAGAGAATCAGCAGTATTGCAATAGTCTTACGAATTATTCCAGAAGGAAAACCATTCCGGTAAGGATCGGAGACATAACTATTGGCGGAGACAATCCCATAGTCGTGCAATCAATGACTACAGTAGACACCATGGATACCCAAGGATCTATTGAACAATGCATCCGCATGATTGATAGTGGCTGTGAACTGGTGAGAATTACAGCTCCCAGTATCAAGGAAGCAGAAAACCTGCAAGCGATTAAAGATGGCTTGAGGAAAAGGGGGTACAATACGCCTTTGGTGGCTGATATTCATTTTACACCTAATGCAGCGGAAGTAGCGGCAAAAATCGTCGAAAAGGTTAGGGTAAATCCGGGAAACTACGCAGACAAAAAGAAATTTGAAGTTTTAGAATATACTGATGCTTCCTATCAGGCAGAACTGGAAAGGATTAGGGAAAGGTTTCTCCCCTTGGTCAATATTTGTAAAACTCATTGCACTGCTATGAGAATTGGCACCAACCACGGTTCATTATCTGATCGGATAATGAGTAGGTATGGAGATACCCCACTTGGAATGGTTGAATCTGCTCTTGAGTTCTTGAGAATTTGTGAGGCAGAAAATTACCATGATATTGTGATTTCAATGAAATCATCCAACACCCAAGTGATGGTTCAGGCATACAGGCTCTTGGTAAATAAACTGGAAGAGGGAGGCTTTAAGCCCTATCCGCTACATCTGGGAGTAACAGAAGCCGGAGATGGAGAAGATGGAAGGGTCAAATCTGCTGTTGGGATCGGAGCATTGCTTGAAGATGGTCTTGGAGATACCGTAAGGGTTTCCTTAACAGAGGATCCTGAGTTTGAATCTCCTGTGGTGAAAACCTTAATAAACAGGTATGCCAATAGACCTGAGGCTTCCGGAATTATACCCATTAGCAATTATCCCATTGACCCTTTTGCTTATAATAAAAGAACCGCTGTAGAGGTGGCTAATTTTGGTGGTGGAAATGTGCCACGGGTGATAACTGATATCTCCACTGTAGGAATAACTGTACCGAAAGACCTAAAATGTGTCGGCCACTTTTATCTTCCGGAATTGGATAAGTGGAAAATGAACGATCAGGGTTGTGATTATATTTTTTCAGATAAAAGCCCGGTTCCATTTATGCTACCTAACGGGCTTAAAGAGATTTTAGCCTATGATACTTGGGGTAATCAAGAGGATCAAAAGAACAAACTACCGGCAATCGATTTAGATCATTTGAAAGAGAAGGTCAAGCTGCATGAAACACTAAATTTTTTATTGGTTTCATCTGAGAACATCGAAGAAGCAATTCCTTATTTAAATAATGAACTCCCCCTCATCATTGTTTTGTTCTCAAACTGTGAACATCAAATGCAAGCGATAAGGAGAGCCATCGTTTCACTTATCGATGCGGAAATTAATTTGCCGGTGGTTCCTAAAGTAAGTTATTCTGAGAAAGATGCAGAAAAAACCATGTTGTTTTCTGCAACAGATGTTGGCGGTCTGTTGATTGATGGACTTGGGGATGGTATGGTAATTGGTTTAGATCAATTGCAACTGCGAGACAAAGAAGAAAAACTGGCACAAGTCAAACTTCATAATTCGGTTAGCTTTGGTGTTTTACAGGCAGCAAGGACTAGGATGTCAAAGACAGAGTATATCTCCTGTCCTTCATGTGGGAGGACACTATTTGACCTTCAGGAGACCACAGCTTTGATAAGAAAGAGGACAGATCACCTCAAAGGGGTTAAGATAGGAATAATGGGCTGTATTGTAAATGGCCCGGGAGAAATGGCAGATGCCGACTATGGTTATGTTGGGTCAGGTAAAGGGAAAATTACACTTTATAAGGGTAAAGAAGTAATGAAGCGGTCCGTGCCTTCCGAGAATGCTGTAGACGAACTAATAGACATTATAAAAGAAGACGGGCAGTGGATCGAGCCTGAAACCACTGATCACGAATAGCTCCTGGTAATAAATTTGAATCAAGAAATTATGGCTAGCAAATTAAAAGAGTTCTTTCAGTTGGGTGAGGTAGGTGAGTACTTTATTCGCGTTTTTAAAAAACCTGACCCCAATAAGAAAACCAACTTTAACCTAAGAATGATGCATGGCATCAATAAAATATCGATTTTGGTCTTTCTTGCAGCATTGGTATATTGGATCATTAAAAGATTGGCTTAATGGACATTCAAACCTTTAGGGAGTATTGCTTGAAGAAAACCGGGGTTACTGAGGATACACCTTTTGACAACAATACACTTTGCTTTAGGGTTGGGAATAAGATTTTCGCAATATTGGATATTGATAAATTTGAAAGTGTCAACCTAAAATGTGACCCTGAAAAAGCCGTAATGCTTAGGGAATCTCACGAAGGTATCCTACCGGGTTATCATATGAATAAAAAACATTGGAATACAGTTTCATGTGATGGTTCGGTTACCTCTGAATTGATCTTGGAATTAGTCGACCATTCTTACAGCTTGGTATTCGCTAGTTTGCCTAAAAAATTGAAAGAAGAAATTAACGGATGAGTTATCTTAATATTGAAGGCTTAACCAAAATTTTTGATGGTGAGCTTAAAGCTTTGGATAGCTTGTCTTTATCCATTAATAAAGCAGAACGATGGTCAATCATCGGTTCTAGTGGTAGCGGAAAAAGTACCTTGCTCAAGCTCATTGCAGGTATGGAAGTTCAAAATGAAGGGCAGGTGTATTTAGAAGGGGAGAAAATACTTAATCCTGAGCAAAAATTAGTAGCAGGGTATGATGAACTCCAACTTGTAAAGCAGGACAATGGTTTGTTTCCTTTGTCTACTGTCGCTGAAAATATAAGCAGGCCCCTACTGCAATATGATAAAGCATATGCCAAAGAGAGGCTTGAGGCTTTGTTGCAGGTATTTGGTTTGGTGGAGAAAAGAGACAGTTATCCCAGGCAATTGTCCGGCGGGCAACAACAAAAAGTAGCCATCGCTAGGGCCTTAAGTTTAGAACCTCAGGTGTTGCTATTGGATGAACCCTTTAGTTCCTTGGATAGCTTACAAAAGAGAGGCTTGCTTGATGAACTGAATTTAATCTTTAAGGAATTAGAGATAACGGTGATCATGGTGACCCATGATATCCAAGATGCGCTCTTGCTAACAGAGAATTTATGTGTCCTTTCTGAAGGGAAATTATTGCGTCAAGGAAAGGTAAAAGACATCTACAAAAATCCTCAAACTGCATATGTGGCGGGCTTTTTTGGCCCATTAAATCGACTTCCCGGAAAGCCTAATCTATACTTGAGACCTTCTTCCATAAAACATTCCACTTCGGCAGGCATGTTAAAAGGGAGTATATTATTAAAAAGATACTTTCCTGAATATGATTTGTTAACCGTGAAAGTATCTGAGGAGCATCCGGCGTGGCAATTGATTCGATACGAAAGGGACTTGTCGGAAGGCCAGACAATATTTATGAATTGGGAAGAAGAGGATGTATTAGCCTTGGAAGAAAAGTAAGATTTCAAGGTGAATTAAACCCTGAAACCCTCTTCTTTTTCCTTATCCGTAGCTTCTCTAATAGCAAATACCTCACCTTCAAAATGTAGGTTCATGCCTGTAAGTGGGTGGTTGAAATCCAATAACACTTCTTCACCCAAATCCTTAACCACCTTTGCCTGCATTGGGTAGCCATCTTCGTCTATCAAGGGTAAAAAATTCCCTTCTTGAAGCATCTCTTCTTCAAATCCTCTCTCTTGATTGAATTGGGATTTAGGTACAGAAACGATAAGCTCATCATCCGGTTTACCATATGCTTCTTCAACAGACAAGGTAAAGTTAAACTGGTCACCTTCAACTTTGTCGGCGAGATTTTTCTCAAAAGTTTTAGGTAGTCCACTATCTCCAACTAAGAAGTAAAAAGGATCGTCCTTGTCCCTCACTTCCACACTAAAAGGGAGAGAGTCGGGTTGTTCATTGGTTACTTTTAATTCGTAGGTTAAACCTACCACTACATTCTCTTCGATTTTCATACGTTTATTTTAAGCTCACAAAGTTAATCTTAATTGATTGGAATTAAAAAATATAAAAGGACCACCCTGATAGTACAGGAAAGTTTATTCAATAGTTTTCTTTACTTTGAGCATCAAACCAGAGTTTAGCCTCAGCAATGCGTGCTATTAATATCAATGGTATAATGGGATTGACTCCAAGGTCTAGGAAAAAAATAGATAAAACAATTATGATTTCTGTAGCATTTACAATGAAATTATTGCCCGGGAACGAAGAAGAATATGA of the Cyclobacterium marinum DSM 745 genome contains:
- a CDS encoding sensor histidine kinase, coding for MIRRRRLILVLSIVLLGIVLSINFFMDGKYREDQSANKAHLEQRLGKVIRDFDDDFDKVLASKASEIQFSFKHLNIDNELPFYLFSNDGELIYWSAIDMIPDFNNFSTAKSYQLLENNRGIYFTKLRKIVHNHKDYWLLHVYPFYDKVEIGNEYLKSGFNPEIFGNDRFLLSGNPKENYQNLYFEDHYLFSVFFRVGYDVQGRSINLTLLVFFFSLLGLVLLIGGGFVHTLWSKGQKFLATIYTFLILFFVRLIMLAFHFPNDFFQTGIFDSSLYASSIFNPSLGDLLLNVICYIVVLSMVIAILSRRRVALAFIKFRNNYPYWLSLTAAYILSTTLMFLVFYLYLNIVENSQWNLNIEAIPNFDYLKIVSLFIIFLGGAAYLLFTIIGINMVLFKNEDNYFYPLKVLVVFVSPFLIFLLFYNFVLFIAFLAHIILLVAIISFKLYQSLFKLDFNTFLTFFFACLIGAVVTGAAAYQDLRYDEVRAKIKFANNVMLDRDVMGEFLLEDIIARVVEDAFIKSRLSDPLLSKDPIERKIKKIYLAGYFDQYRQDVSIFSPSGRLVLGSNNSLSLSEYKNRYMNSDYATQVHNLYFIKSTDTNTGNRFVAFVKIQRDNDFLGTIVIELNQQRIESGKAFPKLLMDNKYVTNYIERDFDFAIFEEHELSYSSGIFSYQGLTVENFLKNENVFSTGILFNGYHHLAVSYNDKIIVVSSRKYPNNYILADIAFLFVVYLIFTLLSIAVFILLSGLNQLRFNYATKLQLYLNFAFFFPMLIISVIAVGFLSHSYTEDLHRQYFQKAGIISDNLGRDLGGEQFNNLNKDDINTELYTLATATDADINLYLPDGKLLATNQPAIFDKKILTNYLHPVAYASIIESKENRFLQIEQVGDLQFKTVYLALKNGENQELQAIIAIPFFESEEELNLMITEVFSNILIIFVLIFLFFLVISYFVSKNLTHPFKLLTQKLKDTDLENNEYMVWPGKDEIGLLVNEYNNMLYKLETSKKVLASNEKESAWREMAKQVAHEIKNPLTPMKLTLQHLLRLQAADKLDNGKALVNPINSIIHQVDTLSDIASSFSTFAKMPLPKNQELEFRKVVLKAVSIFNYRDDVEIEFTDQTGEGTSTKIMGDPKLYGRVISNLIINGIQAVEEGKKPKILVNLYFDGQEHIKLSIKDNGKGISDELKEKVFLPNFSTKSEGSGLGLAIAKRGVETAGGKIWFETSSDTGTTFYLLFPLIP
- a CDS encoding SDR family oxidoreductase; this encodes MSKSILVTGGTKGIGKAIILEFANKGFDVFTCSRNEDELRELKEEVEKNFSAVKVYTKKADLSIKEETKAFVAFVKKIGIPDVLVNNTGIFIPGSLHSEDEANFEKTMHTNLFSTYYLTKGFTKELMERKNGHIFTIGSIAGLTAYANGGSYAVSKWAMLGFTKCLRQEMVPHGVKVTSVLPGATFTASWEGVDLPESRFIDVVDVAASVWSAYNLSPRSVVEEIVIRPQLGDI
- the ispG gene encoding (E)-4-hydroxy-3-methylbut-2-enyl-diphosphate synthase; translation: MELKTFTENQQYCNSLTNYSRRKTIPVRIGDITIGGDNPIVVQSMTTVDTMDTQGSIEQCIRMIDSGCELVRITAPSIKEAENLQAIKDGLRKRGYNTPLVADIHFTPNAAEVAAKIVEKVRVNPGNYADKKKFEVLEYTDASYQAELERIRERFLPLVNICKTHCTAMRIGTNHGSLSDRIMSRYGDTPLGMVESALEFLRICEAENYHDIVISMKSSNTQVMVQAYRLLVNKLEEGGFKPYPLHLGVTEAGDGEDGRVKSAVGIGALLEDGLGDTVRVSLTEDPEFESPVVKTLINRYANRPEASGIIPISNYPIDPFAYNKRTAVEVANFGGGNVPRVITDISTVGITVPKDLKCVGHFYLPELDKWKMNDQGCDYIFSDKSPVPFMLPNGLKEILAYDTWGNQEDQKNKLPAIDLDHLKEKVKLHETLNFLLVSSENIEEAIPYLNNELPLIIVLFSNCEHQMQAIRRAIVSLIDAEINLPVVPKVSYSEKDAEKTMLFSATDVGGLLIDGLGDGMVIGLDQLQLRDKEEKLAQVKLHNSVSFGVLQAARTRMSKTEYISCPSCGRTLFDLQETTALIRKRTDHLKGVKIGIMGCIVNGPGEMADADYGYVGSGKGKITLYKGKEVMKRSVPSENAVDELIDIIKEDGQWIEPETTDHE
- a CDS encoding DUF6728 family protein, which codes for MASKLKEFFQLGEVGEYFIRVFKKPDPNKKTNFNLRMMHGINKISILVFLAALVYWIIKRLA
- a CDS encoding MmcQ/YjbR family DNA-binding protein codes for the protein MDIQTFREYCLKKTGVTEDTPFDNNTLCFRVGNKIFAILDIDKFESVNLKCDPEKAVMLRESHEGILPGYHMNKKHWNTVSCDGSVTSELILELVDHSYSLVFASLPKKLKEEING
- a CDS encoding ABC transporter ATP-binding protein, giving the protein MSYLNIEGLTKIFDGELKALDSLSLSINKAERWSIIGSSGSGKSTLLKLIAGMEVQNEGQVYLEGEKILNPEQKLVAGYDELQLVKQDNGLFPLSTVAENISRPLLQYDKAYAKERLEALLQVFGLVEKRDSYPRQLSGGQQQKVAIARALSLEPQVLLLDEPFSSLDSLQKRGLLDELNLIFKELEITVIMVTHDIQDALLLTENLCVLSEGKLLRQGKVKDIYKNPQTAYVAGFFGPLNRLPGKPNLYLRPSSIKHSTSAGMLKGSILLKRYFPEYDLLTVKVSEEHPAWQLIRYERDLSEGQTIFMNWEEEDVLALEEK
- a CDS encoding FKBP-type peptidyl-prolyl cis-trans isomerase, with product MKIEENVVVGLTYELKVTNEQPDSLPFSVEVRDKDDPFYFLVGDSGLPKTFEKNLADKVEGDQFNFTLSVEEAYGKPDDELIVSVPKSQFNQERGFEEEMLQEGNFLPLIDEDGYPMQAKVVKDLGEEVLLDFNHPLTGMNLHFEGEVFAIREATDKEKEEGFRV